One window of Gemmatimonadaceae bacterium genomic DNA carries:
- a CDS encoding sigma-70 family RNA polymerase sigma factor — MRIPDEERALAERARAGDNEAFAGLVRLHQRRAYLVARAIVTVHEDAEDAVQEGFVRAWQALDRFDPTQGFAAWLNRIVANAALDIARRRKVRATDELSDALQSPFRDPAQDAELKTRLTEALAQLPERARSVIVLHDVEGFTHVEIGEMLGIPGGTARSDLHHARQKLRGLLKDLRG; from the coding sequence GTGCGTATCCCTGATGAGGAACGCGCGCTGGCTGAACGGGCCCGCGCAGGCGATAACGAAGCCTTTGCGGGCCTGGTGCGTTTGCACCAGCGGCGCGCGTACCTCGTGGCGCGGGCGATCGTAACCGTCCATGAGGACGCGGAAGACGCTGTCCAGGAAGGATTCGTCCGGGCGTGGCAGGCGCTCGACAGGTTCGATCCGACGCAGGGCTTTGCGGCGTGGCTGAACCGTATCGTCGCCAACGCCGCGCTCGACATCGCACGGCGACGGAAGGTGAGAGCGACCGACGAGCTGAGCGACGCGCTTCAATCGCCTTTCCGGGACCCCGCGCAGGACGCGGAGCTGAAAACGCGCCTCACTGAGGCGCTGGCCCAGCTCCCGGAACGGGCAAGATCGGTGATCGTGCTTCACGATGTTGAAGGATTCACACACGTGGAGATCGGAGAGATGCTCGGTATCCCGGGCGGCACGGCAAGATCCGATCTACATCATGCGCGGCAGAAGCTGCGCGGGCTTTTGAAGGACCTGAGGGGATGA
- the nth gene encoding endonuclease III, whose translation MKKPAPNAAARNPAKRKKKRGAELKEHALEILARLKREYPDAHCELDFETPLQLLIATILSAQCTDKRVNMVTPELFRTFPDARALAAADVTVLEDLIRSTGFFRNKTKSLLGMSAALVERHGGEVPSTMDELVHLPGVGRKTANVVLGNAFDINEGIVVDTHVGRLALRLGLIDQGDPVKIEKALMPLIPREDWALVSHLLIFHGRRVCIARAPRCASCVLSDVCPSARL comes from the coding sequence GTGAAAAAGCCGGCCCCCAACGCCGCGGCGAGGAATCCCGCCAAGCGCAAAAAGAAGCGCGGCGCCGAGCTGAAGGAGCACGCGCTCGAGATTCTTGCGCGCCTCAAGCGGGAATATCCGGATGCGCACTGCGAGCTCGACTTCGAGACACCCCTTCAGCTGCTCATCGCGACCATTCTCAGCGCGCAATGCACCGACAAGCGCGTCAACATGGTAACACCGGAGCTTTTCAGGACGTTCCCCGATGCCCGCGCACTCGCCGCGGCTGACGTCACGGTCCTCGAGGATCTGATCAGGAGCACCGGCTTCTTCCGCAACAAGACGAAAAGCCTGCTGGGCATGTCGGCCGCCCTCGTCGAACGGCACGGCGGCGAAGTGCCATCAACGATGGACGAGCTGGTCCATCTGCCCGGAGTGGGCCGGAAGACCGCCAACGTCGTGCTCGGCAACGCCTTCGACATCAACGAAGGCATCGTCGTAGACACCCACGTCGGGCGCCTCGCCCTCCGACTCGGCCTAATTGATCAGGGGGATCCGGTCAAGATCGAAAAGGCGCTCATGCCATTGATTCCCCGCGAGGACTGGGCACTCGTCTCGCACCTGCTCATCTTCCACGGGCGGAGAGTCTGTATCGCCCGGGCACCCAGGTGCGCGTCCTGCGTCCTCTCCGATGTCTGCCCGTCGGCCCGGCTTTGA
- a CDS encoding alpha/beta hydrolase, whose product MPEPIPAPRESGFTATTTAPLYWVAYGPPAAGKLLVLHGGPGAHHDYLIPQMLHLAKRYNVILYDQRGGGRSRSDDREEITWRTHVADLDAVIHELEIPSPSIVGYSFGGMLALLYCIEANGNDRMEMPSRLALIDTAPLRMEYRKQFEAEFARRQNGMEIRRMREELAASGLRETDPAEYRQRTFELAVAAYFADPAKARKLTPFRVTARVQQSTWESLGADYDLIPDLKPMGFPTLFVHGRDDPIPAASSIEASKAMEAQLVLLDDCGHVPYVEQPGQLFAALDKFLAASDSPLTRG is encoded by the coding sequence ATGCCCGAACCGATCCCCGCTCCTCGCGAGTCCGGCTTCACCGCAACGACGACGGCCCCGCTCTACTGGGTCGCCTACGGGCCGCCCGCGGCCGGGAAGCTGCTCGTGCTCCACGGGGGGCCGGGCGCGCATCACGACTATCTGATCCCGCAGATGCTCCATCTCGCGAAGCGATACAACGTCATCCTCTACGATCAGCGCGGTGGGGGCCGGTCGAGATCGGACGACCGCGAGGAAATCACGTGGCGCACGCACGTCGCGGATCTCGATGCGGTGATTCATGAGCTCGAAATCCCTTCGCCGTCAATCGTCGGGTACTCGTTCGGTGGAATGCTCGCACTGCTCTACTGCATCGAGGCGAACGGGAACGATCGCATGGAAATGCCGTCGCGGCTGGCTCTCATTGATACGGCGCCGTTGAGAATGGAATACAGGAAGCAGTTCGAGGCCGAGTTCGCGAGACGGCAGAACGGAATGGAGATCCGCCGCATGCGAGAGGAGCTCGCCGCATCCGGCCTGCGCGAAACGGATCCCGCGGAGTACAGGCAGCGGACCTTCGAGCTCGCCGTGGCAGCCTATTTCGCCGATCCCGCGAAAGCGCGGAAGCTCACGCCCTTCAGGGTGACCGCCCGGGTTCAGCAATCCACCTGGGAAAGCCTGGGGGCTGACTACGATCTGATCCCCGACCTGAAGCCGATGGGATTCCCCACCCTGTTCGTCCACGGCCGTGACGATCCAATTCCCGCGGCGTCATCCATTGAGGCCTCCAAAGCGATGGAAGCGCAGCTGGTTCTTCTGGACGACTGCGGGCATGTACCATACGTTGAACAGCCCGGCCAGTTGTTCGCGGCGCTGGATAAGTTCCTCGCCGCGTCGGACTCCCCGTTGACGCGCGGTTAG
- a CDS encoding Spy/CpxP family protein refolding chaperone, with protein sequence MQRSKSYALLFLLAAFVAGVALGFTADRLLLTRGGHGRSDRPSRNRMAKELGLTPAQRAQFDSITTSRRTQMRELFKPLRPQMDSLQKVAKIIGDSTHEQLKRVLTPGQARKLDEMREHGRKRAAEARAPGDSGRDRPTPIP encoded by the coding sequence ATGCAGCGCTCCAAGAGCTACGCATTGCTGTTCCTGCTCGCCGCTTTCGTGGCGGGAGTCGCGCTCGGCTTTACCGCCGACCGCCTTCTCCTGACGCGCGGCGGGCATGGCCGAAGCGACCGTCCATCACGCAACCGGATGGCGAAAGAGCTGGGCCTGACACCCGCTCAGCGCGCGCAATTCGATTCGATCACGACCTCGAGGCGGACGCAGATGCGCGAGCTGTTCAAGCCGCTCCGTCCGCAGATGGACTCGCTGCAGAAGGTCGCGAAAATCATCGGCGACAGCACGCACGAGCAGCTCAAGCGGGTGCTCACTCCCGGGCAGGCCAGGAAGCTTGACGAGATGCGCGAGCACGGACGCAAGCGGGCCGCCGAGGCGCGTGCGCCTGGCGACAGCGGCAGAGACAGACCAACTCCGATACCGTAA
- a CDS encoding ABC transporter permease → MTAPVQKSEERGVKLRGASADHDSSKSGGRRAQIPAAGIMLAKEIVLVALGALRANKLRSFLTMLGIVIGVAAVIAMVAIGKGAQNSISQRIAGLGTTLLTVRPGARRGMGVATESNEKLTIEDADVLSKRGQYFAAVGPEMNKRTLLQYGSLNAQTQVTGAKPEFLAIRKFTVAAGRFFNEGEEAGMRRVAVLGSAVIDNLGLQTPEAIVGENVRIGGLQFEVIGVMASKGQAGGFGNNPDDIVIIPLSTARYRLMGTPNLNSISVLAITEDKIPEAQAEIQSILRRQHRLTAGKKDDFDIRNQAEFLTTFAETTKTFTFLLAGIAAVSLLVGGIGIMNIMLVSVTERTREIGVRKALGATKVAILFQFLIEAIVLCLLGGLVGVVVGAGGAFALSKLGGFNTTVDISSVILAFVFSATVGVLFGVWPARRAAALDPITALRYE, encoded by the coding sequence ATGACAGCACCGGTTCAGAAAAGCGAAGAGCGAGGCGTCAAGCTCCGCGGCGCCAGCGCGGACCATGACAGTTCGAAGAGCGGCGGCCGTCGCGCCCAGATTCCCGCCGCCGGCATCATGCTCGCGAAGGAGATCGTGCTCGTCGCGCTCGGCGCGCTGCGCGCCAATAAGCTGCGGTCGTTCCTCACGATGCTCGGCATCGTGATCGGAGTCGCCGCGGTGATCGCGATGGTCGCGATCGGCAAGGGCGCGCAGAATTCGATCAGCCAGCGGATCGCCGGACTCGGAACGACGCTGCTCACAGTGCGTCCCGGAGCGCGCCGGGGAATGGGCGTCGCCACCGAGAGCAACGAGAAGCTGACCATCGAAGACGCCGATGTGCTGTCTAAGCGCGGCCAGTATTTCGCTGCCGTCGGGCCGGAGATGAACAAGCGCACGCTGCTCCAGTACGGCTCTCTCAACGCGCAGACTCAGGTCACCGGCGCCAAGCCGGAGTTCCTCGCGATTCGGAAGTTCACGGTGGCCGCGGGCCGTTTCTTCAACGAGGGCGAAGAGGCCGGGATGCGTCGTGTCGCCGTACTCGGATCAGCCGTCATTGACAATCTCGGACTGCAGACACCCGAAGCGATCGTCGGCGAGAACGTGAGAATCGGCGGGCTTCAGTTCGAGGTTATCGGCGTGATGGCGTCGAAGGGACAGGCCGGCGGATTTGGAAACAATCCCGACGACATCGTCATCATTCCGCTCTCCACGGCGCGCTATCGGCTGATGGGCACGCCGAATCTCAACTCGATCAGCGTCCTCGCGATCACGGAGGACAAGATCCCGGAAGCGCAGGCCGAGATTCAGTCCATCCTGCGGCGCCAGCACCGCCTCACCGCCGGTAAGAAGGACGACTTCGACATCCGCAACCAGGCCGAGTTCCTGACCACGTTCGCCGAGACGACGAAGACGTTCACGTTCCTGCTCGCGGGCATCGCCGCGGTGAGCCTTCTCGTCGGCGGAATCGGCATCATGAACATCATGCTCGTGTCCGTCACCGAGCGCACGCGCGAGATCGGCGTGCGCAAGGCGCTGGGCGCGACGAAGGTCGCGATCCTCTTCCAGTTCCTGATCGAGGCGATAGTGCTTTGCCTCCTCGGCGGACTGGTCGGTGTGGTGGTGGGAGCCGGCGGGGCGTTTGCGCTCAGCAAGCTTGGCGGATTCAACACCACGGTGGACATCTCATCGGTGATTCTGGCGTTCGTCTTCTCCGCCACTGTCGGAGTTCTCTTCGGCGTGTGGCCCGCAAGACGCGCGGCGGCACTCGATCCGATCACCGCTCTGAGGTACGAGTAG
- a CDS encoding potassium transporter Kup: MRLRQLTVVALGVVYGDIGTSPLYALRECFKAEYGISATPANIYGVLSLVVWALILVVSVKYLIFILRADNRGEGGVLALLALLLQQQQREGDKLRKKIIIVLGLSGAALLYGDGVITPAISVLGAMEGLEVITPKLTVAVVPLTLVVLLTLFLVQKKGTTGVGRVFGPIMALWFVTIGALGAYEIMIAPEILAAVNPLYGVRFFAAYGRQAFVLLGAVVLVVTGGEALYADMGHFGARPIRLAWFGLVLPALLLNYFGQGALVLREPAAAANPFYLLAPRVLLYPMVALATMAAIIASQALISGAFSLTQQAVQLGYSPRVNIIHTSKSEAGQIYSPEVNTALMVGCLLIVLGFRSSSALGAAYGIAVTGTMAITTILFYMLARSRWNWSIAKAGSLAGFFLIIDLAFFGSNALKILHGGWVPIVIGLGLFTLMTTWYTGRRIVLKLLHRGSLPIEMFLNSVAEHKPVRVPGTAVFMTSDPDGAPLVLLHHLKHNKVLHHQVVLLSVLSANVPEIPESERISAVELREGFWRVKARYGFMESANVPEILARCKKSGIVCERLQTTYYLGRERLIPNPKSKQRLAGWRKKLFIFMSRNSRSATEFFGIPPNRVVELGAQIEF; encoded by the coding sequence ATGCGCCTCAGACAATTAACCGTTGTTGCACTCGGCGTCGTCTATGGCGACATCGGGACGAGCCCGCTCTACGCCCTCCGCGAATGCTTCAAGGCGGAATATGGAATCAGCGCCACGCCGGCGAACATCTATGGCGTTCTCTCGCTGGTCGTGTGGGCTCTCATCCTCGTCGTCAGCGTCAAGTACCTGATCTTCATCCTCCGCGCGGACAACCGGGGTGAAGGCGGCGTGCTCGCGCTTCTCGCACTGCTTCTCCAGCAGCAGCAACGGGAAGGCGACAAGCTCCGAAAGAAGATCATCATCGTGCTCGGCCTCTCCGGCGCGGCGCTGCTCTACGGCGACGGTGTCATCACGCCGGCAATCTCCGTTCTCGGCGCGATGGAAGGACTCGAAGTGATAACGCCGAAGCTCACGGTCGCCGTGGTTCCTCTTACGCTCGTGGTCCTGCTGACGCTGTTCCTCGTGCAGAAGAAGGGCACGACCGGCGTCGGGCGCGTCTTCGGGCCCATCATGGCGCTGTGGTTCGTAACCATCGGAGCGCTCGGCGCGTACGAGATCATGATCGCGCCCGAGATTCTCGCCGCGGTCAATCCCCTGTACGGGGTCAGATTCTTCGCGGCGTACGGCAGGCAGGCCTTCGTTCTGCTCGGCGCGGTTGTTCTCGTCGTGACGGGAGGTGAGGCGCTTTACGCCGATATGGGACACTTCGGAGCGAGGCCGATCAGGCTGGCATGGTTCGGGCTCGTGCTCCCAGCCCTTCTGCTCAATTACTTCGGGCAGGGCGCGCTCGTTCTGCGGGAGCCCGCGGCGGCAGCGAATCCGTTCTACCTCCTTGCCCCTCGAGTGCTTCTCTATCCGATGGTCGCGCTGGCCACGATGGCGGCGATCATCGCCTCACAGGCCCTCATCTCCGGCGCGTTCTCCCTGACCCAGCAGGCGGTCCAGCTCGGCTATTCACCGCGTGTGAACATCATTCACACATCGAAGAGCGAAGCGGGACAGATCTACAGCCCCGAGGTCAACACCGCGCTGATGGTCGGTTGCCTCCTCATCGTGCTCGGCTTCAGGTCCTCCAGCGCACTCGGCGCGGCGTACGGCATCGCCGTCACCGGTACGATGGCAATCACCACGATCCTTTTCTACATGCTGGCGCGGTCGCGGTGGAACTGGAGCATCGCGAAGGCCGGCTCTCTCGCCGGGTTCTTCCTCATCATAGACCTGGCCTTCTTCGGCTCCAACGCGCTCAAGATCCTGCATGGCGGGTGGGTTCCGATCGTGATCGGCCTCGGACTCTTCACTCTGATGACAACGTGGTACACCGGCCGGCGCATCGTCCTGAAGCTGCTGCACCGCGGATCGCTTCCGATCGAGATGTTTCTCAACTCGGTCGCAGAGCACAAGCCGGTGAGAGTTCCCGGCACCGCGGTGTTCATGACGTCGGATCCCGACGGCGCACCACTCGTGCTTCTGCATCACCTCAAGCACAACAAGGTGCTTCACCACCAGGTGGTGCTGCTGTCGGTGCTGTCGGCGAACGTCCCGGAGATTCCGGAGTCCGAGCGCATCTCCGCCGTTGAGCTGAGAGAGGGATTCTGGCGCGTGAAAGCGCGTTACGGATTCATGGAATCCGCGAACGTCCCCGAGATCCTCGCGCGCTGCAAGAAGTCCGGCATTGTCTGCGAGAGGCTGCAGACCACGTACTACCTGGGACGCGAGCGGCTGATACCGAATCCGAAATCCAAGCAGCGCCTCGCGGGGTGGCGGAAGAAGCTGTTCATATTCATGTCCCGGAATTCGCGATCGGCTACGGAGTTCTTCGGGATTCCCCCGAATCGCGTCGTGGAGCTGGGCGCGCAGATAGAGTTCTGA
- a CDS encoding peptidylprolyl isomerase produces the protein MTRYATIETNRGIMTAELYDKEAPNTVANFEKLANDGYYDGIRFHRVISGFVVQGGDPYSRDLPEGDRRIGTGGPGYKIDCETAGNPHKHELGSLSMAHAGKNSGGSQFFIVLDEGNTRHLNGVHTVFGKVTDGLDIVTAIKPNDSMTKVRVSDTPSSKE, from the coding sequence ATGACCAGATACGCAACCATAGAGACCAACCGCGGCATCATGACCGCTGAGCTGTACGACAAGGAAGCGCCGAACACCGTCGCCAACTTCGAGAAGCTCGCCAACGACGGCTATTACGATGGAATCAGGTTTCATCGCGTTATTTCCGGATTCGTCGTACAGGGCGGCGACCCGTACTCGCGCGACCTGCCGGAAGGCGATCGCCGCATCGGCACCGGTGGCCCGGGCTACAAGATCGACTGCGAAACCGCCGGCAATCCGCACAAGCATGAGCTGGGCTCGCTTTCCATGGCACACGCCGGGAAAAACTCCGGCGGCAGCCAGTTCTTCATCGTCCTCGACGAAGGCAACACCCGCCACCTGAACGGTGTCCATACCGTGTTCGGCAAGGTTACCGACGGGCTGGACATCGTGACGGCCATCAAGCCGAACGACAGCATGACCAAGGTGCGCGTGTCCGACACGCCCTCTTCCAAGGAGTAG
- a CDS encoding CsbD family protein, whose translation MDKDLKSRGLKNEVKGAAKEMKGKVRGKFGDATDNRSEHIKGRVEELKGRIQKNFGKGERKADESV comes from the coding sequence ATGGACAAGGATCTGAAAAGCCGCGGACTCAAGAACGAAGTGAAGGGCGCGGCGAAAGAGATGAAAGGCAAGGTGCGTGGCAAGTTCGGGGACGCGACCGACAACAGGAGCGAGCACATCAAGGGCCGCGTGGAGGAGCTCAAGGGGAGGATCCAGAAGAACTTCGGCAAGGGCGAGAGAAAGGCCGACGAATCGGTCTGA
- a CDS encoding efflux RND transporter periplasmic adaptor subunit → MNRKTILALAAFTALACSKKKDQVLTIPVEPVQRQTIVVSADATGVVEPINVIEVKSKSSGQIVAMPVETGTYVKPGDLLVQLDTRDTRNAYAQAKADLDAALIKLRVSKTARDRATKLFTERIITSAENEAAEVDYANSQAAVLRNRASLDLRAQSLEDATVRAPVAGTVIEKSVALGQVIASGTGTFGGGTTILKMADLTKVRVRTLVNETDIGKVRAGLPATVTVDAYPDRPFNGTVEKIEPQATIQQAVTMFPVLVSIDNVSGLLMPGMNGEVSIEVERRDNALAISNDAVRSPNEIVSVATLLGLNPDSVRAQLASQGGGGFHRGGAAGQNGGVANASQTGGTSGTSGNTAAAGGQRGGFNLPAVTDQQCQKVTETLAKHPDVQTKLSDLRTKMMNGELDRQAMQAESQKIYSAIGLDASVARACNFRQHGGQTAATGQSGANGGQRGGRRGMVFTVKGGKYTPKVVRLGVSNYDVSEVLSGLSEGDSVAILNVAAMQAKQQADMDQVRNRGGVPGLQRQQTAGGQAGGQAGGQGGAGRMGGAGGGTQR, encoded by the coding sequence TTGAACAGAAAGACAATTCTCGCGCTGGCGGCATTCACTGCACTGGCGTGCTCGAAGAAGAAGGATCAGGTGCTCACCATTCCCGTCGAGCCCGTGCAGCGGCAGACGATCGTCGTGAGCGCGGACGCCACTGGTGTAGTGGAGCCGATCAATGTCATCGAGGTCAAATCCAAATCCTCTGGTCAGATCGTCGCGATGCCTGTCGAGACAGGCACCTACGTGAAGCCGGGCGATCTCCTGGTGCAGCTCGACACGCGTGACACGCGCAACGCGTATGCACAGGCCAAGGCCGACCTCGACGCCGCCCTGATCAAGCTGCGCGTCTCGAAGACGGCGCGTGACCGCGCTACCAAGCTCTTCACCGAGCGCATCATCACGTCCGCCGAGAACGAGGCGGCCGAGGTGGATTACGCCAACTCGCAGGCGGCCGTGCTGCGGAACCGCGCGTCGCTCGACCTCCGCGCGCAGAGCCTGGAGGACGCGACCGTGCGCGCTCCCGTCGCCGGCACCGTCATCGAGAAGAGCGTCGCGCTCGGCCAGGTGATCGCATCGGGCACCGGTACCTTCGGCGGAGGGACGACCATCCTCAAGATGGCCGACCTCACCAAGGTGCGCGTGCGCACTCTGGTGAACGAGACCGATATTGGAAAGGTTCGCGCGGGACTTCCGGCGACGGTGACCGTGGACGCGTATCCTGACCGGCCGTTCAACGGAACAGTCGAGAAGATCGAGCCGCAGGCGACCATCCAGCAGGCCGTGACGATGTTCCCCGTGCTGGTGAGCATTGACAACGTGAGTGGATTGCTGATGCCGGGCATGAACGGCGAGGTATCCATCGAGGTGGAGCGTCGCGACAACGCGCTCGCCATCTCGAATGACGCCGTGCGCAGCCCGAACGAGATCGTTTCGGTGGCGACTCTGCTCGGCCTCAATCCCGATTCCGTCCGCGCACAGCTTGCGTCCCAGGGTGGCGGCGGATTCCACCGTGGTGGAGCGGCTGGCCAGAACGGAGGCGTGGCAAACGCCAGTCAGACTGGCGGGACCAGCGGGACCAGCGGGAACACGGCCGCCGCGGGCGGACAGCGGGGTGGATTCAATCTGCCGGCTGTGACCGACCAGCAGTGCCAGAAAGTCACGGAGACGCTCGCGAAGCATCCCGACGTGCAGACCAAGCTCTCCGACCTTCGCACGAAGATGATGAACGGGGAGCTCGACCGTCAGGCGATGCAGGCGGAGTCACAGAAGATCTATTCGGCGATCGGTCTCGACGCGTCGGTTGCGCGCGCGTGCAACTTCCGCCAGCACGGAGGTCAGACGGCCGCGACGGGCCAGTCCGGCGCGAACGGCGGCCAGCGTGGGGGACGCCGCGGGATGGTATTCACCGTAAAGGGCGGCAAGTACACGCCGAAGGTCGTTCGTCTCGGCGTGAGCAACTACGACGTATCGGAAGTCCTGTCGGGACTGAGTGAGGGTGATTCGGTCGCCATCCTCAATGTTGCGGCGATGCAGGCGAAGCAGCAGGCTGACATGGACCAGGTGAGAAACCGTGGCGGTGTCCCGGGCCTTCAGCGCCAGCAGACGGCTGGCGGTCAGGCGGGCGGTCAGGCGGGCGGTCAGGGCGGAGCAGGCAGAATGGGCGGCGCCGGCGGCGGCACCCAGAGATGA
- a CDS encoding PDZ domain-containing protein, with product MRVILSIIAGGATLGLAAGLGAQQPRSPAPGKEPAPMRVPAPDGENCVTTGGRTECRIIRRIGPDSALMKRAALGIQLTATGSVRDTIGVFVARVTPKGPAENAGIVEGDRIVSVNGVDLRVNAADAGDAYASGLPSRRLTREVAKLSPGAVVNLRVSSGGRVRDVQVTAGRASDLREPGPFGYFFDGPGAMTLRGMPDMEHMRMPMMQLRGMPHMRMEEMQLPRMQLDGMRDHIRIEVKTENDKAKTQKK from the coding sequence ATGCGTGTGATTCTTTCGATAATTGCCGGCGGCGCCACTCTCGGACTCGCCGCGGGTCTCGGCGCCCAGCAGCCGAGGAGCCCCGCCCCGGGGAAGGAGCCCGCGCCGATGCGCGTCCCGGCTCCGGACGGCGAAAACTGCGTCACCACAGGCGGCAGGACAGAGTGCCGTATCATCCGCCGCATCGGCCCTGATTCGGCGCTAATGAAGCGGGCTGCCCTCGGAATTCAGCTTACGGCCACGGGCAGCGTCCGCGACACGATCGGCGTGTTCGTGGCCCGCGTGACGCCCAAGGGACCCGCGGAGAACGCCGGGATCGTCGAGGGTGACCGGATCGTCTCGGTCAACGGCGTGGATCTGCGCGTCAACGCGGCCGATGCGGGAGACGCTTATGCGAGCGGGCTGCCGTCGCGGCGCCTCACGCGCGAGGTCGCGAAGCTGTCGCCCGGCGCGGTGGTGAATCTGCGAGTTTCGTCCGGTGGACGGGTGCGCGATGTCCAGGTCACGGCGGGACGCGCGTCGGATCTGCGTGAGCCCGGCCCGTTCGGCTATTTCTTCGACGGGCCCGGAGCGATGACGCTGCGCGGCATGCCCGACATGGAGCACATGCGCATGCCGATGATGCAGCTCCGCGGCATGCCGCACATGCGGATGGAGGAGATGCAGCTCCCGCGCATGCAGCTCGATGGAATGCGCGACCATATCCGGATAGAGGTGAAGACCGAGAACGACAAGGCGAAAACCCAGAAGAAGTAA
- a CDS encoding S4 domain-containing protein, producing the protein MRAQRDDDEAGQPGKVRLDKWLWAARFYKTRGLSAEAIDGGKIEVNGERAKRARLVHAGDRLSIRIGPYEHIVVVRDVSDRRGSASIAQAPYEEEPDSRKAREVMAAHVRAMNANTGYEAGRPTKKDRREIERLRRRE; encoded by the coding sequence ATGCGAGCGCAGCGCGACGATGACGAAGCCGGACAGCCCGGCAAAGTGCGCCTCGATAAGTGGCTGTGGGCGGCGCGCTTCTACAAGACGCGCGGGCTTTCCGCCGAGGCAATCGACGGTGGGAAGATCGAGGTGAACGGAGAGCGTGCCAAGCGCGCCCGGCTCGTCCATGCCGGCGATCGCCTGAGCATCCGTATCGGCCCCTACGAGCATATCGTAGTCGTCCGTGATGTTTCGGATCGGCGCGGATCGGCATCCATCGCGCAGGCTCCCTATGAGGAAGAGCCCGACAGCAGGAAGGCGCGCGAGGTGATGGCCGCGCATGTCCGCGCGATGAACGCCAACACCGGCTACGAGGCCGGCCGTCCCACGAAGAAAGACCGCCGCGAGATAGAGCGGCTGCGCCGTCGCGAGTAA
- a CDS encoding TolC family protein, with product MRLSAAIAASFFAIPLALGAQTSDTAATPMTLAEAIRLAQQNALTTVQARGSIRTSELSVKQSYAAFLPSFSLSAGTQRQSGDRFDTQGNLVPFTGNPSNYSTGIQSSLQLFDGGRRFFDVKRSKADVDAAEAGETASRFQVALQVKQQYYNILAARESQSAAEAQIEQTTQQLNASSLRLRAGAATVSDSLRSVVQLGNARLALLTAQNNLQLANATLTRLVASSRPITATVSDTVDQQVVIPDIAELDALVQRAPAIQQADAQLASAHASLRSAKTSYLPTVNMNFNRSGSGLDPQFGIGDKRYAYNQNLSFSLNFPLFNNLTREVNVARAIVAEDVAEVAARDAKLLAHQTLVQSLGQMQTALAQVAIQTTSVAAATEDLRVQKRRYELGATTLLDLLTSQTQLDTARSALIRARYDYRVAKAQLEALIGRDL from the coding sequence ATGAGACTTTCAGCAGCCATAGCAGCATCGTTTTTCGCGATCCCGCTGGCACTCGGCGCGCAGACATCCGATACCGCCGCGACACCGATGACGCTCGCCGAGGCGATTCGTCTCGCGCAGCAGAACGCTCTTACGACGGTTCAGGCGCGCGGCTCGATCCGCACGTCCGAGCTGAGCGTGAAGCAGTCGTATGCGGCATTTCTCCCGAGCTTCTCGCTTTCCGCTGGAACGCAGCGGCAGAGCGGCGATCGCTTCGACACACAGGGCAACCTCGTTCCGTTCACGGGAAACCCGTCGAACTATTCGACGGGTATCCAGAGCAGTCTTCAGCTTTTCGATGGCGGCCGTCGTTTCTTCGACGTGAAGAGATCGAAGGCCGATGTGGACGCCGCCGAGGCGGGCGAGACGGCGTCGCGATTCCAGGTCGCGCTGCAGGTAAAGCAGCAGTACTACAACATTCTCGCCGCGCGTGAATCGCAGAGCGCGGCCGAAGCGCAGATCGAGCAGACGACGCAGCAGCTGAACGCGTCATCGCTCCGGCTTCGCGCCGGCGCGGCGACAGTTTCCGATTCGCTCCGTTCTGTCGTTCAGCTCGGCAACGCGCGTCTCGCGTTGCTCACCGCGCAGAACAATCTCCAGCTCGCCAACGCGACGCTGACGCGCCTCGTCGCGTCGTCCCGCCCCATTACCGCGACCGTGTCGGATACGGTGGACCAGCAGGTAGTGATCCCTGACATCGCCGAGCTCGACGCTCTTGTTCAGCGCGCGCCGGCGATTCAGCAGGCCGATGCCCAACTGGCGTCGGCGCACGCCAGTCTCCGCTCGGCGAAGACGTCTTATCTGCCGACCGTAAACATGAACTTCAACCGCAGCGGGAGCGGACTCGATCCGCAGTTCGGCATCGGCGACAAGCGCTATGCGTACAACCAGAACCTGAGCTTCAGTCTCAACTTTCCCCTGTTCAACAACCTGACCCGCGAAGTCAACGTCGCGAGGGCGATCGTCGCCGAGGATGTGGCTGAAGTCGCGGCGCGCGACGCGAAGCTCCTCGCGCACCAGACGCTCGTGCAGTCACTCGGGCAGATGCAAACCGCGCTGGCGCAGGTGGCGATTCAGACCACGTCCGTCGCCGCCGCAACCGAAGACCTGCGCGTGCAGAAACGCCGATACGAGCTGGGCGCAACGACATTGCTCGATCTGCTCACTTCACAGACCCAGCTCGACACCGCTCGCTCCGCTCTCATCAGGGCGCGTTATGACTACCGTGTGGCCAAGGCGCAGCTCGAAGCGCTGATCGGCCGTGACCTTTAG